A genomic region of Nostoc sp. UHCC 0702 contains the following coding sequences:
- a CDS encoding ADP-ribosylglycohydrolase family protein has product MLGAIAGDIIGSVYEGKNFKTKDFPLFNRECRFTDDTVLTVAVADVILHAGEFLHSSNYTEQLKWYYRRYAYAGYGRNFREWAKSNSNEPYNSYGNGAAMRVSPIGFAFNDLDTVLREAQRSAEVTHSHPEGIKGAQAIAAAIFLARFGEHKVGIKSYIQTTFGYDLRQTLNQIRPSYQYDSSCQGSIPQAIIAFLESTNFEDAIRNAVSIGGDTDTIACMTGAIAQAFYGGVPEAIAQQTLSHLNEHLSTVTEKFIFQFCT; this is encoded by the coding sequence ATAATTGGTTCGGTATATGAGGGAAAAAACTTCAAAACAAAGGATTTCCCTCTATTCAACAGAGAATGTCGCTTCACTGATGATACAGTGCTGACGGTCGCAGTTGCAGATGTGATTTTGCACGCTGGCGAATTTCTGCACAGTAGTAATTACACTGAGCAATTAAAGTGGTACTATCGGCGCTATGCTTATGCTGGTTACGGGCGTAACTTTAGAGAATGGGCAAAATCTAACAGTAACGAACCATACAACAGTTATGGTAATGGTGCAGCTATGCGAGTCAGTCCCATTGGGTTTGCCTTCAATGATTTAGATACTGTGTTACGGGAAGCCCAGCGTAGTGCAGAAGTTACCCATAGCCATCCTGAAGGCATCAAGGGCGCTCAAGCAATAGCAGCAGCCATCTTTTTAGCACGTTTCGGTGAGCATAAAGTCGGCATCAAGTCCTATATTCAGACTACCTTTGGCTATGACTTGAGGCAAACCCTCAATCAAATCCGACCTAGTTACCAATATGATTCTAGTTGTCAAGGTTCTATCCCCCAGGCAATTATTGCCTTTCTAGAATCTACTAATTTTGAAGATGCTATTCGCAATGCAGTGTCAATTGGTGGTGATACTGACACTATTGCTTGTATGACAGGTGCTATTGCTCAAGCTTTTTATGGTGGTGTACCAGAAGCGATCGCTCAACAAACATTGTCTCATTTAAATGAACATCTATCCACTGTTACGGAAAAATTTATATTTCAGTTTTGTACATAA
- a CDS encoding Uma2 family endonuclease: protein MSVAKDDVIFPQGDLYSDEPPLETSLHLQQMLLLIKCLEWWWRDHNKLNNFFVAGNLTINYSPRQRKSEDFRGPDFFVVLDTEHKDRDSWVVWEEDGKYPNLIIELLSPSTAATDKGLKKQIYQDIFRTPEYFWFDPKTLEFAGFILVGGRYESIEANPQGLLWSQQLSLYLGVHENQLRYFTAEGILIPTPEQMAQWEAERAEQEKQRAEQEAQRADQEAQRAEQEAQRAEQEAQRAEQEAQRAEQESQRAEQESQRADQESQRADQEKQRAERLAAKLRELNIDPDSL, encoded by the coding sequence ATGTCCGTCGCCAAAGATGATGTAATATTTCCTCAAGGGGATTTATATAGTGACGAACCGCCATTGGAAACATCTTTACATTTGCAGCAAATGCTGCTATTGATAAAATGCCTGGAGTGGTGGTGGCGAGACCACAACAAACTTAACAACTTTTTTGTTGCTGGTAATCTTACCATTAATTACAGTCCACGCCAGCGCAAGTCAGAAGACTTTCGAGGCCCAGATTTTTTTGTTGTGTTAGATACTGAACACAAAGACCGTGACAGTTGGGTTGTTTGGGAAGAAGACGGTAAATATCCAAATTTAATTATAGAACTGCTTTCTCCTTCAACAGCAGCAACAGACAAGGGCTTAAAAAAACAAATTTATCAAGATATTTTTCGCACCCCAGAATATTTTTGGTTTGACCCCAAGACTTTAGAATTTGCTGGGTTTATCTTAGTGGGTGGTAGATATGAATCTATAGAAGCTAATCCCCAAGGATTATTGTGGAGTCAGCAGCTAAGTTTGTATCTGGGTGTTCATGAAAATCAATTGCGCTATTTTACTGCGGAAGGAATTCTAATTCCTACACCCGAACAAATGGCACAATGGGAAGCGGAACGCGCTGAACAAGAAAAGCAACGCGCCGAACAAGAAGCACAACGCGCTGATCAAGAAGCACAACGCGCCGAACAAGAAGCACAACGCGCCGAACAAGAAGCACAACGCGCCGAACAAGAAGCACAACGCGCCGAACAAGAATCACAACGCGCCGAACAAGAATCACAACGCGCTGACCAAGAATCACAACGCGCTGACCAAGAAAAGCAACGCGCTGAACGTTTAGCAGCAAAACTACGGGAATTAAATATTGATCCCGATAGTTTATAA